In Orcinus orca chromosome 15, mOrcOrc1.1, whole genome shotgun sequence, the DNA window AACAAAGAGGAAGGCTCCAGGCCCAGCTGGCTTTGGAGACAAGTGGGCTCCACTGCTGAGGTGTGTGTTCAGGCTTGGGAGGTGGCCCAAGCCCCCAGCTGGTGGGTGGAACACACCCTGCCTGCCTCAGCCCACTGGCCAGGCTGGCCACCTGCCCACTGCTGAGCCCACTGCTGCTCCAAAGGTTTCACTACAATGTCAAGGTCCAATTCCATGGCGAATACTTCTGTCATCTGTGAACGTGACAGCTGGTGGCTGGAGGAGCCCTCGTGCTGGTGACGATCCAGGAATAAACCATGGGGACTGGTCATCTGATGCAAGTGAGCTGTGGGCCAGAGGAGGCTTCCGCGTCCTCAGTTGAAAATGGCAGGGGCAGAgcttcccagaggtctctgcctCAGCCGTTGGACTCTGCTAAGGTGACACTTAAGGCTTTGGGGTCACAGAAAGGGCCTGCCCCCTTTCTGCATCTGGCCCCGTGGGTACTTAGCCAGTCCTTTAGCTGCTTAGCTGGAAAATGAGGTAAAGCTCCCCTTGTGGGTTGCTGGTGAGGGACAGGAGGGGCCTAGGGAGGCATCAGCTTGAGGGCCCCTCGGGCAGCAGCCACCACAGAATGGGCTCAGCATGGCCAGCTAGCCCAGTCCTGGCCCCGCCACCAAGATCTGACACCCCTCACTGAAGGCTGATTGAGGCACAGTCAGGGTGGGGATGAGAGCTCAAAGTTCTGCTGGGCAATTGTGGGTAGGTTCtggaccctctctgggcctcccatCCTACCACCTGCTCTTGGTCTGAGAGAGCAGGTCAGGCTTGGTGGCCCTTGGTCAAGGCCAGCAGCACCTACCCTGCATGGAAAGGTGTGGCCGGCTGAGGCAGGAGGGCCAGTGCTGTGTGTGAAGAGGATGCAGGTCATTGTTTATTCGGGTGGGCCCTGGGCATggcccagcctccaggacaggtAGCTGTGCTACAAGCCAGGGTTGTGGGGGGAATGCAGTCCTGCCAGAGGTCAGGAAGATGGGCCCCTGGGACTGGCCCTGGCCTTGGGTGGGGTCACTGCTGCAGGGGTCCTGGCTGCTCCTCAGGGAGGGGCAGGTAATTGGGGTCCTCCTCTGGGGCATCCAGTAACAGCTTCCTGTGGGGAAGGGCCCACGCTGAGCTTCAGCCAACAGGGGTTCCCCCATGGGGTAGGGAACCATCTGGGGGGGAGTAGGGAGGGCTGTCATCTTAGCACTCACAGGAAGCCAGGGGTCAGCAGCAGCCTCTTGCCGCCAGGCTGGTTGGGGAAGACGTCCTCCAGGAAATAGTAGATGTGGCCCACAACGATCCCTGTGGGAGAGCCACCAACTGCTGAAGCCACCCTCCACAGCCCAGAGCCCACGGCCAGTGCAGCCCTGAAGGCCCCAGAGCACGGGTGACCAATGTCCTACACAGACTGCCAGCCCAGGGTGGGGCCAGGATTGGCCCAGAAGAGGGCAGGTCCTGGGAGGGGGTCAGGCCTGAGAACATGGGAGGAATGGGAGCCATGAAGCAGGAACCCTGACCCACCCATCCCCACCTGGGTCAGAACCTACACAAGCATCAGCAAGCAGGTGAGGCCTGAAGAAGTAAAACCAATAGGCTGGCTTGTTTGAGGGGCTGGAAGAACAGGGTAGCCGTGAGGGCAGGAAGAGGCAGTGGGGACAGATGAGAGGTCCAGGGCAGGTGGACGGGGGGCTCTGGCCAAGCAGACCCTCAGGTCCCTGACAGCCTGCTTGGGGAAGGCTGGATGGACAGCAGGCTCACCCAGGAGGTCCACGAGGATTGAGTTGCCCAGCAGCATTGAGAAGCCCATGAGCGCCCAGGGCAGGAATGGCGCCTGGAAGGTGAGGAGGCCGAAGAAGTTGACCCTCACCCGGGGGCTGCGGCGGCTCCATACGTATACCAGCATGGCTGTGAGGGCCTGGCCCAGGAAGAAGAGgctgcccaggagccccagcagCTGGGCCAGAGTCAAGGCCTCATGCCCTGCCCAGGGCCCCTCTGACTTCCTAAACCCCTGGAACCCTCCTGCTGGCTGGTTTCCCTTCCCAATCTAAGGCCACATTGTGGCCTCCAGGGGCCACCTGATCTGCACTGCCTCTCCACCTCACCCCAGGCTCCACTACTGGTCATCCTGGCCCCAGTTCCTCCTGGATACTGGCATTCAGGGCTCAGAGCCCCGGGTACCCCACCGTGTGGCATTTTGGGTACAGCACTGGACCTAGCCCTGGCACCTGGAGCTGAGCACGCGATGCACGCTCAATACAGCCTAAACTGTTGGAAGCGACTCTGTCCCTCTCCAGCCGGCGCTCAAGCCGGGCCCCAGGGCCAGCACAGGCTGGGCCCAGAGGTTCCAGAGCCCGGAAGGATACGATCATAAGGACACCCCCGAAGAGAAACATGAAGACGAAGTCGGCCGTGCGGCCGCGGAAGGAACCCTCCTCCAGCAGACGGCAGTAGCGAAACCTGCGGCGTCCGTATAGGAAGTGCCTCCCAGCGGAGCTCAGTTTCCCCGCTCccgctgccccacccccatccccgcctCCCAGGCCCGCGGAGGATACACGAAGAGCATGTTGAAGAAGAAGCTGAATCCCAGGGGCCCGAAGAAGAGGAAGTTGGTGACGAGCCTCCAGACCTGCATGGGGGCGGGCGGTCAggcgcggggcgggcggggctgggctaGCAGGTGCAAGGGGCGGGGCGGCCTCACCTGGAACTTCCGGAACACGAGGTGCGGATTAAAGTAGAGCTGGAAAGGGCTGAGGAGTTCCAGCTGCTGCGGAACCAGGGGGCGTCAGGAACTGCCccccggcgggggtgggggtgggggtggggggtggtccaACCGTAACCATGGCAACCCCAGGGCTGTAACCATGGCGATACCCGCCCGCCCGGCTCACCACGGCGGCGGTGGTGAGGACGCAGGCTGCGGTGTAGGTCCGCGTCACCGCCGGCACCTGCAGGAACTCGGTCGCCATCCCCTGCCACGCCATTGAACCTTCTCAGGAACGCGTGGCCCCACCCGCCGAGCGCTCTTAACCTGCCTCCAAACCCCGCCTTCCTGTCTTCGACCAATCCTCATCTGAGGTGCAGCGCGCCCGGGCTAGAGGGAGGGGTGTTGGGACAGGTAACCAAtaggaggaggaagcaggaagcCTGGGGCAGGATGGGGGCGTGGGCGGGTCGGGACTCGTGGCCAATGAGCAAGCCCCACGGTTGAGCACGTGGCGCTTGTTGTGGTGACTGCGGCTGCGGCGCGGGAGAATATGTGGCCAATGAGGAACAGGGCACTTCGCGGCAAACTAGGGGAGGACCAATAGCGAGGACCCACGAGCCACCCTGGGGGCGAGACTAGGAGTGCTTGCTCGAGGAGGCCCCGGGAGACTAAAGGGGCGGGGCCACGCGGGGCCACGCGGGGCGTGGGCGGGGCGGAACCCGGAGCTCGGGCGCCCTGATATGTCGATCCACCTGGCTTGGCCGGCGACCCGGGCCGTCCTTCTTCCCTCGGGAACAAGAGCAGCGAAGGAGGCGCTCAGCCGCGAGTCCAAATCCCCCCGCACGTCCAGGCCCTGCTGAAACTGCCGGCTCCTTGGGAAGCCCCACGAAGGCCGCCGGAGGAGGGGCCAGGCTCGGGACTTGCAGCCCCGGTGACGAGGCAGGCTGGAGAGGACCTTGTTATTTTGATGGAAAAGGGAAactccatttattcattctaatGAACAAAGtcaatcatttattgagcaccgaccatgtgccaggcactgttctggatgCCCTCCTGGTGTAGCCAAGGAGACAGGCCGTCATGGTCTTGTGCTAAGATGAGAGATAGTGTTTGCAGGACAGCGCGCTAACGGAAATATCAGCCAAGTGGAGACTGGAGGGTTGGGTAGTGTGCCCCATGCCAGGTGGGGTGATCTGGGAATCCTCTGTGAAGAGGTGATGTTTGATTGTCACTGCTGTGAGCACAGTAGACTGCCAGAGGAATCGGTGAGCAAGGGATGATGCAAGGGACGCTGGTGGCTTGGGCAGGGTGGAGCCTGGAAGGCCAGGAGGGGCGGGATGTGGTTTGCCAGCAGACTAGACAGAGCTGTGAGAGAGGAGTCAAGCGTGACTTTGAGGCCTGAGCTGCAGGGTGGATGGAAGGCGGTGGCCTTTACTGAGCTGGAGAATGCTTGGGAGAAAGGCAGGCAGATGGAGAGTCCTGTTCTGGCCTCACTGAGTTTGGGACATCTGTATGACATCCGTGTGGAAAAACCCAAGTGTGGTGTTGGAGGAGATGTCAGGCAGGCTGTCCAAGTGTGGGTAGCAGCCTTCATTAGACCAATGACATTTGTAGCCTTGGGCCTGTGTGAGATGCCCAAGGGGCGAGGCCAGGCCTGGGCAGCTCGACCTTCATTAGTtagagagagaaggcagacagccagggaagcagggagaccagggaggCTGCAGCAGAACCAGGAAAAGGCTGCAGGGACAAGGTAGTGAGAAGCCCTGGGAGTCGTGGCCTGGGAAGCCACGCCAAGGTCCCTGGATAATGGCGGCCATGAGGGAGAGGAAGGTGCCCGGACCTTTACCGGGAGCTCAACTTTGGACTCGAGTGTGGCAGGTGAGGGAAGCCCTGCGCTGGACCCTGAGTCCCCCAGGGAGACTGGAGTGGGGAGAACCAGCCGAGATACCTTGTTATTTTGGTGGAAAAGAGAAACTCCATTTCAGGTGGATCCGAGGAGGGCTAAGAGGGGTCCCCTGGGGAGTGGCACCTGGAGGCCCActtgggaggggcggggagggagaggctgggagcaCGAAGGAGGTGTGCATTGGGTTCAGGAGTGAGGAGAGGTCAGTCTGATACAGCAGGAGTTGGACCAAGGGCTGAGAGGCTGGTGGGAGCAAGCTGATAAGGCCCCCTCAGACAGCCTCCATTTTCCAGCAAAGCAGATCTAGGTCACGTTCGAGGTGACACCGTCGGAGCAGATCCCACCCAGGTGGGatcccacccaggtggaggtgCGGCTGCAGGGCTGGGATCCAGGGCCTCAGACATCAGGGCGGGCGCCTGCCAGGCTTGAAGGAGCCAGCGAGGGTGTCGGGTTTCCTGTCTGCACGGGGAAGGGGAGGCATTCCTGCCTCCGGGCCCTCAGCAAGCAGGCACTGGCTGGCCCTCCGCTCAGGGTCAGGCTGGGACTAACGGAGGGGCCGTCATGTGATAGGGGTGTCTGTCTCTCCCCTTCGATGGGGCTGATAAGGCAGGAGCCGGGTTTGGGGCTGGAGAAGCACATTCCTGGGAGACAGAGCCCAGGGTGGGGGCGGGACATGCTGGGAGCAGCTGCGGGGTTCTACCGCACATCTTCCCTTCTCAGGCCCAGGGTACGCTCAGGTGGGGATTGAGGCCCCTAGGAggcagagcagggcctggggcagaCTGTCACCACCAGTCCAGGCTTTCACGTCCAGTGTCAGGCGCAGGACAGGCCACTCGAGAGGCACCGGGCCCGCTGCTCCGACCCCTGGCACCTCCAGACAGTTAATTACAGAGAGAAGGCCTGGGTGAGCCAGGCAGGCGGGGTGCTGGATGCTAATGGCTGTGTAGCCATCTGTCTGTCCTGAGCAGCAGGGCAGCAGGCCTGCCCGAGGGGCCGCCTCCTCTTTCCTGGGCTGAGGACTATGGCAGGAGGCGGGCCTGTGGCGAGGTGAAGATGGGCCTGCTCTCCAAGCCACTTCGCTGGCCTCAGGACCCTGCCTGCTACCGAGCAAGGAGCCCAGGTCTGGGGACAGGTGCCCAGGTCCGGGGACACCCGAAGACCCCTGATTTCTCTGTCCAGGCTCTCCAGTGCCTACAGGCAGGACAGCACCTGCTGCGTGCCCATCAAGCTGGCCTTCTTCCTCACAGGGCTCGTACACCAGGAGAGACCCTCATGAGACCCCAATGACAACCCCAAACCCTGGAGCCAACCCTGACTCCCACTCCCCGGCCCCACAGGGAACCCTCCAGTCCTTTCCCCACCTCTTATTCAGCATCCCTCTCCTGGGACAGCCCAGATCTGACTTATTCAGTCACTCATTTCCCTCCCTACCAGCCTAGATGTTCTGttaaaaggagagggagagagggtgaTAGAAATGCCCCctactccaggaagccctccctgaaggGACCAGAGCTCACCTACCTTCTGTTAGGGCCCCACACACTCAAATTTTAGATGTATTTTATTCCGAAAGCAGCACGTGCCCATGGTAACAGCTGGCAAGAAGCAGAAACAAGGTGAGTGCTGGAGGCACTGTGTCTTCCTGTGGATAACATGTGGCACCCCTCGCAGGGCCTTTCCTCAGGGGCTGCGAGCTCAgtgcccaccccctcccagcaTATGGACTACGCCCCCAACTGCTGTGGGTGGGTCTCACCGCAGCTCCAGCCAGTGCCCCCAGGAGCAGCTGTGTCCCCGGTGGCCCTTCCTGTCTGGGTCATGGGATATTTTTAGCACTGATTCCGGAACTCACTCGGCAGCAGCTGCTCGTGACCGGAGCATAAGAACAACAAACCGTCCAGGTGGGCTATGTCAGGCCTGCCCGGCAGAGGGGGCGACTTGGGCCTGGCCTTCTGAGCCTGGTAGCAGAATCGACTTTCCAGGAATTTGAGGGTCTctgggtgggctggggagggaggaggcagtCAGGATAGAGGAAGAGTAAGCATTAGCCAGGCCCGACAGGAGAGCAGCTTGTGCAAATGTCTTGAGATGGCATGGAGGgacagaggcagggaaggagctgCATATGATGAGAGACTGGCTGACAGGCCCTGTAGGTGATGGTCTCTGTCCCAAGGGCAGTGAAGAGCCCCAGGTGAGGTTAGGATCAGATGGCGGCTCTTTGGAGAAAGCAGGGGTCAGAGGGGAAGATGGCTGCGGCCTGCAGTGGTGGGCACGTGACAGCGAGGGTGACAGGGTCAAGGAGGCGGAAGGCATAGACCTTAGTGAGTGCTTGGCGAGGGGGCTGAGATGTAGGGGAGGGCCAGGTTTGGGAGGGAGAGCCCCTGTTGGTTTGGGACAGGCCGAGTTAGGGGTCCCGGGGGGACAGGACcgctcagggaagccctccctggcctccccagccctgccctcccagctCCTTTCCTTCACCCTTCTCCAGCTGTGGTTCAGAGACAAAAACCTCTCTGCCACCTCTGGGCTCCTGCCATGTCTCTGACAGGCGACTCTGCTCCTTGGATGCTCCCCTGCTGAGTAGCTGGGGTGTGGGACTCCCCGCCTGGACCCCGGTTTCTCTATCTCTGACCCTCAGTGGCTGGATGAGAtggtccctccccagccccagctgccaGGCCAGCCTGACCTTCAATGCCCGGCTGTCATGACCCTCATCAGTTGCCCCTCATtccactcactgctgtggccactaCCTGACCATCAAAGCCGCCTCCAGCCAGAGCCCCAGAGCAGCTGgcggcgccccccccccccgccccctccacctCAGCTATTTTCGAGCTCAGTGTGGCTGTGGGGTTGTGTTTTGGAAGAAAATTATCTGCTTGGCTGAATCAGCCAAATGGCAGGGCCGGGGATGCGAGTTCATGGAGATACAGTGAAAAGACTGTGTGGTCCCACACGGGTCTGCTGCCCACCTGCACACCCGGGGATGCACGTGGGATCCGGTCCGTGTGGAACCTGAGGCCACACTGTCCCACGGTCTTCCTACCCATAGCCTGCCTGCCAGATCATCAGGCAGTTCCCATCTGTGGTCTGGCAAGGACCTGGAAGGACAGGGGCCACCACTCTGGGAGCCCTGCCCAGAAAGTGACTGAGTGCTCAGAGCAGGTGGATGGAGAAGCTCAGAAAGGCCCTGGGCTCCCCCATCTCCCACCTGGCTTATACCCCCGACACCCCTGCCAAGCAGCCCAGGCCCTGCTCACATACCGGGGAGGTTGAGCCCCAGGCCAGGTGCTCGCTCAGACCCTGGGACAGGAACCCTGCGTCCATgtacccctccaccccaccccccgccccagatACCACCACAAGCCCCGCCTCCACATTTCACTCAAGATGTTCTCCCAGCCTCGCATGCCCTTCACCTGTGTGAGGTATTAGGGcctctttaagaaaacaaatgcaaaattacAAGTCCAAGATTAGGTACAAAAGTACCTCATTTGTTTAGAATGAGGACGCGAACAAAACAAGCAACAAGTTCACAAAAGGTAACAAGTAGCACTCAATATCAAACCCAGGAAAAATCCCCTCCCCGGTCAGAAGCTGTGCCTGTGTCAGGCGGGGGCTGGTGAAAGAAGCAGCGGGCGTTAGCCAGGcccctggggaaactgaggctggggtgtggggcgggcatgggggaggggggagggggggcccaGGAAGGGGTGGGCTGCCTGTTCAGCTCCATCCCAAACCTGCACCAGGTGGCCCAGCCACAGGGGACTGGCCACCACTTTGGtgtcctcccctcttcccccaccatGGGCCCTGCTGGGAGGGGGCCTCCCCCACCAGGGAATGCAGGCGTCAGCACTTCAGACTCTGTC includes these proteins:
- the DERL3 gene encoding derlin-3 isoform X3, giving the protein MAWQGMATEFLQVPAVTRTYTAACVLTTAAVQLELLSPFQLYFNPHLVFRKFQVWRLVTNFLFFGPLGFSFFFNMLFVFRYCRLLEEGSFRGRTADFVFMFLFGGVLMILLGLLGSLFFLGQALTAMLVYVWSRRSPRVRVNFFGLLTFQAPFLPWALMGFSMLLGNSILVDLLGIVVGHIYYFLEDVFPNQPGGKRLLLTPGFLTRLGLIIQGPAGSRERRRSCPA
- the DERL3 gene encoding derlin-3 isoform X2, producing MAWQGMATEFLQVPAVTRTYTAACVLTTAAVLELLSPFQLYFNPHLVFRKFQVWRLVTNFLFFGPLGFSFFFNMLFVFRYCRLLEEGSFRGRTADFVFMFLFGGVLMILLGLLGSLFFLGQALTAMLVYVWSRRSPRVRVNFFGLLTFQAPFLPWALMGFSMLLGNSILVDLLGIVVGHIYYFLEDVFPNQPGGKRLLLTPGFLKLLLDAPEEDPNYLPLPEEQPGPLQQ
- the DERL3 gene encoding derlin-3 isoform X1, with translation MAWQGMATEFLQVPAVTRTYTAACVLTTAAVQLELLSPFQLYFNPHLVFRKFQVWRLVTNFLFFGPLGFSFFFNMLFVFRYCRLLEEGSFRGRTADFVFMFLFGGVLMILLGLLGSLFFLGQALTAMLVYVWSRRSPRVRVNFFGLLTFQAPFLPWALMGFSMLLGNSILVDLLGIVVGHIYYFLEDVFPNQPGGKRLLLTPGFLKLLLDAPEEDPNYLPLPEEQPGPLQQ
- the DERL3 gene encoding derlin-3 isoform X4 — its product is MAWQGMATEFLQVPAVTRTYTAACVLTTAAVVWRLVTNFLFFGPLGFSFFFNMLFVFRYCRLLEEGSFRGRTADFVFMFLFGGVLMILLGLLGSLFFLGQALTAMLVYVWSRRSPRVRVNFFGLLTFQAPFLPWALMGFSMLLGNSILVDLLGIVVGHIYYFLEDVFPNQPGGKRLLLTPGFLKLLLDAPEEDPNYLPLPEEQPGPLQQ